The DNA region ACTAAgcatataattatattgacaatcatataattcatatGGAAAATATACTTCTATATCATTAATTGTATATCGATGATTAACATCATCTTTCTTTACTATTTTGTATCTCTTATGTATCTTTTGTTcaatcatattatttttaacttacatttatatatatctacaATGTGGTAagagaaaataaaaaaaataaaataaaaaaaaataaaaaaaaataaaataaaaaaaaaataaaaatataatttgtataaaaattatcctaaaattatatacttCTAAATGTAGcacatataaatgtatacataaatacatatacgtatatatacatatatataaccttatctattttttaaaagtattatattttatatgtgctaaaaaaattcatttattattaatataatgaaatttttaatttcttatgctaggaaataaaaaattcaaataaaattttgtttatttataattcactatattatttcctaatatatttttttttttttttttttttttttttttcttttctgACATAACTTCTTTCTCATTTATGACATTGAAGACATAACATAAATgtgttataatataaataaataaatatatatatatatatgtatatatgtatatttatttatttatttattatacataaaatgaaaaaaacattcattttttttttatattttaaaaatatatttacaaatgGCAAAATATGTGCAAATGATTCTTCTCATttattttccatttttattatattttttttttttctaatttcTTTCATAATTTTAGAATATAACacacacaaaaaaaaagttaaagaaacagaaaaagaaaaaaaatacaaatattataatatatatatataatgaatagtatgaatatatgataatttttatatttaaaagaacGTGTCTTTTAATTTGGCAaatactattattatatagaaatttaaagaaaaaacaaaatgaataaaataaaataaaataaataaataaataaataaatataattttatatatttcaaaatttcacaaaaaaaaaaaaaaaaattaaaataacacaacataatataacatttaatattattattattattgtgattattattattaacttttatttttttaatgttttACACTTCTTATGAAAGTGAacataaacataataataataaaacacatataatatatatttcacAAAACTTtcaaaaattattttaaagcttgtcttaaaaaaaaaaaaatatatatatatatatgggcatacaaaaatataggacagaattgtttttttttcttttcttaaaaatattcttacacatattatatattattattgtctaaaaaatatacaatatattgaatatatattatataaggAAATCAATGAACACActaaaatttaaaatatgataatatatatatatatataaatatatttctgTTGATAATATGCGACGGACATAAATTTTCGTATGTTTctataatattcatttaaatgaaaaaaaaaatatatgtatatatatatatatataaatgtatttatacagatgtattattatttatatactCACATACATTcctttaatatatgtttattttctttttttttctatgtctctctttatataaatatataataataaacacatataaaatatatatatatatatatatatatataatatatagttaaaataaaatagtgttattatatattcttaaaatatttttacacaaaaaaaaaaaaaaaaagcacaaaagtataaaaaatatggagctaacacatatattaatatgaataatatcAAAAAGGTTTAATgttttgaaaaataaaataaaagaaatatatcaagttgacaaaataataaaaaatgttgaTAAGAACagtttttatattaaaagtGTAGTATAcacaattatatataatatatatataatgtatatatatataatatatatatatatatataaattataatttatatgaatatataacCTTTAAcgaaaaaataaaaaaattgaattgcatattttttatattatcataaataaatatatatttttatgtatttatatttttctttttatgcgctatataatttaaaatattttttactacgataaaaaatatatatatataaatatatatgtaaatttttaatatatattattatatatagatattaGGCCTTTTACTATTTAACTATGTTGCATACATAAAATACAATATaggataaaaaaaaaaaaaaaaaaaaaaaaaaaaaagaagaaaattatataaattatataaataaatgaatatataatgtttatatttatattaattcatacgtttattttattctgTTTTTTCCTGCAATACATTTCacaataatttttttgaatataaatCCTTGTCggatatttatttatttatacatatggttttaaaatatattgataatatatatatatatatatatatatatattatatatattatattttatgtgaaagaatattttatatttttcttttttttaaatcttgtatagataaataattttatttttttttgttacataaaattaaatatattatttgtaagTCAACCTTGTTAAAATAAGGAGTTTccataaaaaatatacatattaataattatttaataaaataaataaataacaaataaataaataacaaaatatacatattaataattatttaataaaataaataaataacaaataaataaataacaaataaataaataacaaataaataaataacaaataaataaataaacaaataaacataatattatatatatatatatatatatatatttttattttattgataaatatttataaaggatggatgataaaaaagaaaatcTTAAGGAAAATATATCCGAAGAAAtagtaaatataaataataatatagtTGTAGAAAGCGAAAGCAATAAACTTACAAGCgttttaaataataatagtaataataatatatctgatgaattacaaaatgaaattaaCAAGATGATAAAGAGAAATgtcacatatataaatatcaaagaaaatgataagaattatttaaagaccaagaaaattaatataaccaaagataatataaaaaataaaccTATAAGAAGAACATAcaataaatttaaaaaagtaacaacaaaaaaaaataagaaacTTAAACAATTAACAAAAGCAGGTAGAGatttagaaaataaaatgttaGAAGAAATAAGtgaaagaagaaaaaagaataaaatacaaaaagaaaaaaagaaagcTCAAAAATTAGAAGGAGAACTAAAGGTTGGAAATATGACTGTTATTAAAGATATTTCTAAATTAAGAAAATGTGATAAAAAAAccaaaaataaaatatataaattgtCTTCAGAagttataaataaaattatgaagaaaaagTAAACACAAATACATATctcattatttaaaatgaaaaagaatttttttaagtaACATGACtcataattaaaaataattatacatatatatgtataatacatatttatgtattatatatgaatattttttttatatatacttatcattttatttttttctcataTTTGTTTGTATTGCAAATTTAAAGATAccttttaaataaaaaaatattaatacatatataatatattcctttttataatattatatatatatatatatatatatatatatgtgtgtatatttatatatattattttattttactttatttttttttttgtttttccttctttaaaaaattaaaagactttaataattttttttttttttttttttcgtttgtttatttaatctgcttatatattttttacaaagattaaagaacaaaataaacaaataaacaCTACTTCAATAGgaatcatataaattttatattatttatttgtgtttatttttatatgtggtaaaataaaaaaatatatttatgtatactcatgtaatgataatatttttatgatgCCTGTATCATACTTTGTATTTCTTACatgtaataataacatatgagaataaaataatgattaCATTTTTTCCATTCCATTCCCttcccttttttttttttttttttttttttttgtttacATAAGAATATTAGTATTTCCAAGTATTTATacttaaaatatatatgcatataaagatatattaaaaagggagattaaataaaagttttaaaatgtaaattatattttatatataataaaatatcaaGCAATATTTTAACAAACATATAATAGAATATTGTGCctaataaaatatgaaaaaaaaaaaaaaaatgataaaaaaaattaaattaaattaaatatatatatatttataataacatataattaaaaagaggttgcatttttttttttttttttttcttaatattatatatattaatatgtattattttcatttaatatatataatagtatattatattatatgtagCTTACAGTATTCATTATAACCCCCCCAAGTTACCACTACGgtatgttatataatatatatatatataatattatcatatattatataatatatattatatataatatatatatatatatatatattatatataatattagaaaacatttattatatatatatataatatatattataatatttaataattcaagCCCATTGTTCTTAATATGTGACTCAATAATTTTCTATACACTTCaaaattatgaataaaaattgactatatatttattaatatatgaatacTTTTTCCCATTTTTTACctatataaaatttttattatatatatataattttattaatagattttttttttttttttttcaataattcaataaatatattatatatatattataatattaatacaataataatcttatgatgataacatatatattatcacttattttttctttcggatttatataagtatttacatacatattatatatatatatattcatatatataaaaagtcattaataaaaaagaaaaaaattaaaagagAAATTTTGTTgtaacatttttatttatagtataaattttataagtcatgaaataataatatatattatttaaaatatatgtataaatattattatatatatatatatatatataatattttttttttttttttttaagggatttattattattattattatttttataagaattaattttttttataaaaatatttattatattatatatatataaaaaaaagaaataaaagattgtattatataaatattatatattattataaattataaaattacactttctttttaaaacattaaaataaggtaaattaaaaaagaaacaaaaataaaatatatatatatatatataatgttatgtaatgaaataatttatGAATGGGGAAAATAGAAATGTCagttattattttatctgattttatttgaaaaatataaatattatatataagtgtttttattatatatatatatatatatattaagaaaaaaaataaataagataatataaatatatataaatatataatatattcaattaattaatatatatataaatattttatgtattatataagtatatattatattttgtgAACATCccatcataataatatatatatatatatatatatatatatatatatatatttatttatttatttattatatatatatatttattttctcatttattgttcattttatattatattatacattttttttatatccAGATGGGTATTAGCCGTGATGGAAGACACAAGCTTCGCTTGACAGgtggaaaaaaaaagatccacaagaaaaaaagaaaatatgaattaGGTAGGCCTCCTTCAAATACCAAATTAGGTAGCAGACAAGTACATGTAGTTAGAGGAAGAGGaaaaaattacaaatatCGTGCTATTAAATTAGATTCTGGAAGTTTTTCATGGCCTACCTTTGGTATATCTAAGAATACAAGAATTATTGATGTTGTTTATAATGCATCTAACAACGAACTTGTAAGAACAAAAACACTCGTCAAAAATTGTATAGTCGTGATAGATTCCCACCCATTCACCACatggtaataataaaaagaaattaaaaaaataacatatatatataaatatttgtatatgtatacgcttatatatatatatatatatatttatttatttatttatttaataattttttttatttttatctttcATTACTCATTTATTCTTAAAACACTCCAATTTTTTTGCacattatattatgtagGTATGAGAACACCTTCGGCACAACCCttggaaaaaaaaagaaagaaaagaaGGAAGAAGATAATAAGGAAGAAAATAAACAAGAAGTAGAAAATAACGAAGAAGCTGCAAAGGAAGAAACAACAAAAACATATGGtgttattaaaaaaataggTAAATCCAAAACTATTGATCCTTTATTACTTGAACAGTTTAAACAAGGAAGAGTCTTAGCATGTATTAGTAGCAGACCAGGTCAATGTGGAAAAGCCGATGGTTATATTATTGAAGGAgatgaattattattttataaacGTAAAATGGATAAGAAAAAGAGAAGCTAAACATTTTgtacttttatatattttatgcatatatataactcttctactttaaaaaaagaaaaaaaaaagctccacaaatataaaaagatataatatatataaatatatatatatatatttatttatttatttatatttattattattattattttttttttttttttttttttttttattaattaataatatgatataatatcatCTTGTATGTTATTTACATACAaaaacacatatatatatcaattaAACATTCCTTTTgtatataagaatatacaatatttttaatattaaaatatatatatatattaaaataattaagCAATACTATACATGTCATATAACATATtagtatataaaatataaggAATAGGAAATAAGATATTATCGAAAGAgaagaatattttttttataagaaaaGAGTGTTTAAAAGGttattacaaaataaatgaaatatatatgaatatatatgtgtatatgtaaatatatatgtatatatgtgaatataaatgactatatatttgttaaaaaaataaaaaataataggGTTCACATAATCATacaaacatatatacatatatacatacatatatatatatgtgttttatttaataagGCTGCGCAATAATTTCCAACTCTGAGGAAGAttcatcatcttcatcTTGTAGTTcaatttctttattttcatcaccccataaattaaatatatcttcGTTGACagattttatttttttcatctttgAAATAATACTTAATGAAAAATTCTTAAATGTAAATTCTTCATAATTTTTGAACTCCAAGCCgtctaaaaaaaaaaaaaaataatcaataaataaatgaataaataaatacatacatatatatatatatatatatatatatatacatttgtagattattatttttttttaatgattAACATTTTACATTTCAACTTACTAAAAAAGTGTATGTTTAAGGTACTGAATACACCAGAATTGTCAATAGCAAAACTATTATCTGCAAAAAATGTGGAGTATTTCTTTGATTGAACATTTTTTACAAGTACCTTTGGAATAGCtctaattttatttaaGGGTGGGCTTTGTGGTCCTACTGTAGCTACATGCCCAACAAAAATAcaatttgaaaaataagCAGAAGATGACAAGATAGGTTTCCATATATGTAAACAAtcatttacattttttagAGAATAATCTTCATGCcataataaaagatatttttttggatgtggaaataataaatttaacATATCATTTCCCGATGTACTTGTATACATACTATTAATAGTGATATCAGTCATTTCAATAATTGGAAAGgaattaatattattataaatattattattataattattattaatattcatattgctataattattactattattattattcatatcatacatattatttgatgCATAATGACCACATACAATTTTATGCTTATTCTTACTCATAATTCCTCTATCCTTTGGATCTACATTTTCTGcttcatatatataaaaaatattctcATTATAAGacatattattcatattatctTGTTGATTTGTATTACTTAATAGATCtgtttcatttttattattatgtgttttattttgaaatgtataaaacatatcacttataatatcatttgTAGATGATTTCTTTACATAATCATATTGactattaataatattattcttattcATCACATTCATATTGTTATCCTTATTGTGCtgttcatttttaataacattatatgataaagaatttatattattcatactatatatactatttttattattcatatctGTCATATCGTTATGTATTCTCTGGTGAGCTATTTTTCCTGACCATACTAATTTCATATGTGTATGTTCTGTTAATGTAAATCTAaaattctttaaatatttttctatatctCTTATAAgataattatgatgatgatccatataattattactattattatttcctttattttgaatacctatttttttttgtttatttgatatattattatttaaataatcCGTATCATCTTGTAACATACTTGGATGTTTCTTCCCTTGTAAAAgtttattctttttatttcttttattttctatCGGATTAAGAAATAAACATAATTCATGCAGAGTAATATTTCTTCCTAATAcatcaaataatatatgaatagaatttttatcctttatatttaaataatcCAATACTATTCTTATATCCTCCAtagtacatatataatttaaatccttttcaaaaattttttgtaaggttaaattcttttcttttaaacTTTGTCTTACCCTCTCTTGAATAACTTTAAATGCATATATATCACCGTTACcttcaaataattttttctctAAAACTTCAAGATGTAATTTATTTGGAAGATAAAAATTcttttccatatttttaagaCCACCATTTTGATTTTCTTTCATAAGTCTTCTgattaaatataattcattGAAATAATTAAAACGATGTTTAGGTGGATTGaaatttaaatattgtaataataaattcaCATGTGCATCAATAAATTTACGATcagaattaaaaaatttacaaaCACTATAAACAATTTGTATTTGTctagatatatattttcttaaatTATTCTTATCACTAATTTCTATAGGAGTAAAccaaaaattataattataaatatttatattaatattattacaaccaactaatatattatcaccacaacctttaatatttataatatccataatattcttattataaGTATTTTTTCTCTGTTCGATATTACTTTCTTTcttatctatattattattatcttcaaccttatttttattatttattttatccatatttcctgaaaaaaaattatcaatactatcattttcatttgtttTATCAATACCTAAATTTATATtagaaatattttcatGTAAACCCCATGGATCattcaaaaaattatcatcactcatattatcatttataatatgtcCATCGATATCGttacaaatatttttaccCCTCACAacatcatcatcattatttaggttattattatttttgttgttattattttggttattattatttttgtcatttttttcatctattatatcaaatatgttcatattttctttctCCATATTATTCTGAACAGTAAgcattttctttttaatatgatCATGATTCTTTTGACTTACTTTaatatcttcattttcatcattatatatatattttgtttcttctttattatGAGCATGTactttaatatttttaaaatagGCTTCATATATCTTTTGAATGTTCgattttttatgtatatgaTATCTCAACGTCTCTGCTTCTTGTAAGCTtactataatatatttcttattactattactaaaatataattctaATTCATTCAAAATGTGAgtaaaatttataaatggattattattaacatttttattcttatctaaataatttcttataatattagataaatcataagaatatttaaatggattaatatctaatatatttaacatTTCTTCAATATTATCGCTTTCATGTAATATATTCCAAATATTTTTCAGTATATCTCTTTCTGCATATAcatcataattattattcatataattattactactattattatt from Plasmodium gaboni strain SY75 chromosome 14, whole genome shotgun sequence includes:
- a CDS encoding hypothetical protein (conserved Plasmodium protein, unknown function); its protein translation is MDDKKENLKENISEEIVNINNNIVVESESNKLTSVLNNNSNNNISDELQNEINKMIKRNVTYINIKENDKNYLKTKKINITKDNIKNKPIRRTYNKFKKVTTKKNKKLKQLTKAGRDLENKMLEEISERRKKNKIQKEKKKAQKLEGELKVGNMTVIKDISKLRKCDKKTKNKIYKLSSEVINKIMKKK
- a CDS encoding putative 40S ribosomal protein S8e; this encodes MGISRDGRHKLRLTGGKKKIHKKKRKYELGRPPSNTKLGSRQVHVVRGRGKNYKYRAIKLDSGSFSWPTFGISKNTRIIDVVYNASNNELVRTKTLVKNCIVVIDSHPFTTWYENTFGTTLGKKKKEKKEEDNKEENKQEVENNEEAAKEETTKTYGVIKKIGKSKTIDPLLLEQFKQGRVLACISSRPGQCGKADGYIIEGDELLFYKRKMDKKKRS